Proteins encoded within one genomic window of Sphingomonas sp. NBWT7:
- a CDS encoding LysR substrate-binding domain-containing protein, with translation MRRLPPLTAIEAFVAVARLGSVKLAAQELALSAPALSRRVQTLERFLGRPLFDRRHQAMVPNSDGDRLLAQIAPVLDQLSDAVESMTSAVDVVRLRLGVLPLFASQRLFPRLAELRATHPELHLDIDTAGHGVARLGEGLDAVIALARDIDPALYAQRLDRNMVYVIGSRTLVERPDPITRPEQLATLTALVHRDMPDTFAAWREAAGLADIEPMAVDHFDSGALMLEAAAQGLGIAFMHESHFQDAADPRLVKLFDIEVVSPYSYWFVCRPRALQLKPVRIFRDWLIDTLGSNAV, from the coding sequence ATGCGCCGCCTTCCGCCTCTCACCGCGATCGAAGCCTTTGTCGCCGTGGCGCGGCTCGGCTCGGTGAAGCTGGCGGCGCAGGAACTGGCGCTGTCGGCGCCTGCGCTAAGCCGTCGGGTACAGACGCTCGAGCGGTTCCTCGGCCGCCCGCTGTTCGATCGACGGCATCAGGCGATGGTGCCCAACAGCGACGGCGATCGGCTCCTGGCTCAGATTGCGCCGGTGCTCGATCAGCTGTCGGATGCGGTGGAATCGATGACCAGCGCGGTGGACGTCGTGCGGCTGCGGCTCGGTGTGCTGCCGCTGTTCGCGTCGCAGCGGCTCTTCCCGCGCCTCGCCGAGCTGCGCGCGACGCATCCCGAGCTTCACCTCGACATCGATACCGCCGGGCACGGCGTCGCGCGGTTAGGCGAGGGGCTGGATGCGGTGATCGCCTTGGCGCGCGACATCGATCCCGCGCTGTATGCCCAACGGCTCGATCGCAACATGGTCTATGTGATCGGCAGCCGTACGCTGGTCGAGCGGCCCGATCCGATCACCCGCCCAGAACAGCTCGCCACGCTGACCGCACTCGTTCACCGCGACATGCCCGACACGTTCGCCGCGTGGCGCGAGGCAGCCGGGCTCGCCGATATCGAGCCGATGGCGGTCGATCACTTCGATTCGGGTGCGCTGATGCTCGAGGCGGCGGCGCAGGGTCTCGGCATCGCCTTCATGCACGAGAGCCATTTCCAGGACGCGGCCGATCCGCGGCTGGTGAAGCTGTTCGATATCGAGGTGGTGAGCCCGTACAGCTACTGGTTCGTCTGCCGCCCGCGCGCACTGCAGCTGAAGCCGGTGCGCATCTTCCGCGATTGGCTGATCGACACGCTCGGCTCGAACGCGGTCTGA
- a CDS encoding STELLO glycosyltransferase family protein gives MRDGSNVIIETDDDNFPRDGFWQPRDRLVTAPMLTGSGWCNVYRHFTDAVIWPRGLPLDRVHDPLGSAIPAQATIDCPIQQGLADDNPDVDAVYRLLLPLPQTFRDGSVILDRGLWCPFNSQNTTTFRPAFPLLYLPYHCSFRMTDIWRSFVAQRIAWANDWRLLFHGSTVWQERNEHDLMRDFADEVPGYLNNDRIRATLEDLEIAGGAAAMPDDLMRCYRALIALGVIGSEEEGLLAAWCEDLAAL, from the coding sequence ATGCGCGACGGCTCCAACGTGATCATCGAGACCGACGACGACAATTTTCCGAGGGATGGTTTCTGGCAGCCGCGCGACCGGCTCGTTACGGCTCCGATGCTGACAGGTAGCGGCTGGTGCAACGTCTATCGCCACTTCACGGACGCCGTCATCTGGCCGCGCGGCCTTCCGTTGGATCGCGTGCACGATCCGCTAGGGTCAGCGATCCCGGCACAAGCGACGATCGACTGCCCGATCCAGCAGGGGCTGGCGGACGACAATCCCGACGTCGATGCCGTTTACCGGCTTCTGCTTCCCCTGCCGCAAACCTTCCGCGATGGCTCCGTTATCCTCGATCGCGGTCTATGGTGTCCCTTCAACAGCCAGAATACGACCACCTTCCGACCCGCCTTTCCGCTCCTTTACCTGCCGTATCACTGCTCGTTCCGAATGACGGATATCTGGCGCAGCTTTGTCGCGCAGCGTATCGCTTGGGCGAACGACTGGCGGCTGCTGTTCCACGGATCGACGGTCTGGCAGGAGCGTAACGAGCACGATCTCATGCGCGACTTCGCCGATGAGGTGCCGGGTTACCTCAACAATGATCGCATTCGCGCGACGCTCGAAGATCTGGAAATTGCCGGCGGCGCGGCCGCGATGCCCGATGACTTGATGCGCTGTTATCGTGCGCTCATCGCCCTCGGGGTTATCGGATCCGAAGAGGAAGGTCTGCTCGCCGCGTGGTGCGAGGACCTCGCCGCGCTCTAA
- a CDS encoding peptidylprolyl isomerase, with amino-acid sequence MADTFNTLVMTLDGGDVTIKLRPDLAPAHVERIAELANEGFYDGVVFHRVIPGFMAQGGDPTGTGMRGSDKPNLKQEFSKEPHVRGVCSMARTNDPNSANSQFFICFDDARFLDGQYTVWGEVTDGMDLIDALPKGEPPREPGKISKMRAS; translated from the coding sequence CGACACCTTCAACACGCTTGTCATGACGCTGGACGGCGGCGACGTGACGATCAAGCTGCGCCCCGATCTGGCGCCGGCGCATGTCGAGCGCATCGCCGAGCTCGCCAACGAGGGCTTCTACGACGGCGTCGTCTTCCACCGCGTCATCCCCGGCTTCATGGCGCAGGGTGGTGATCCGACCGGCACCGGCATGCGCGGATCGGACAAGCCGAACCTGAAGCAGGAGTTCTCCAAGGAGCCGCACGTGCGCGGTGTCTGCTCGATGGCGCGCACCAACGATCCGAACAGCGCCAATTCGCAGTTCTTCATCTGCTTCGACGACGCACGCTTCCTCGATGGCCAATACACCGTGTGGGGTGAGGTGACCGACGGAATGGACCTGATCGACGCGCTGCCCAAGGGCGAGCCGCCGCGCGAGCCGGGCAAGATCAGCAAGATGCGCGCTTCGTAA